From Acinonyx jubatus isolate Ajub_Pintada_27869175 chromosome B2, VMU_Ajub_asm_v1.0, whole genome shotgun sequence, a single genomic window includes:
- the TAGAP gene encoding T-cell activation Rho GTPase-activating protein, whose protein sequence is MKLISSCNAAKTLNANNMETLIECQSEGDIKEHPLLASSEGENNICQLIEIKKRKKVLSWPFLMRRLSPMSDFPGASEPELKTPLFDQPLSIICGEDDILPRPIQDILTILCLKGPSTEGIFRKAANEKARKELKEELNSGGVVDLKSLPVHLLAVVFKDFLRSIPLRLLSCDLFEDWMDALERQNEEDRIEALKQVADKLPRPNLLLLKHLVSVLYLISKNSEISKMDASNLAICIGPNVLTRENDQHLSFEAQKDLNNKVKTLVEFLIDNCLEIFGENIPAHSSTASDDSLEHTDSSDMSTLQNDSAYDSNDPDVDSGGATGSPNRRPPVPVETTASWGPRGPQLTWELSPEPISSTLARLKNSLSELDRRYSEPSPSSSQESLESQKTHQKLTRSEEDIAMAQAGAHLESKETEDPFPEEVFPTVEGKAQRPQDLKVKNSTQGSVLLWGLAPKASSSGSLDASSDGSPVASPSSPKRNFFTRHQSFTKTEKSKPNREIKKHSMSFSFASHKRVLTKAPSCMSVKSKGFTRDQVKKGFKKESQLSGRIIQENLSEIQGQTALDCSSTSYALSVRDVFQQVDQRSPGSPPSYEEAIRLQALDLSAYRGQTVGSMRARMLSQDAEPLRPFHHGGNLRNTCSQELLDRHRLSPRTESWRQSQTVHVSVETIGHVTVTGRPDLHRPRTVSESKQKTKLNHLVRQCSQPVFEADQLQYAKESYI, encoded by the exons ATGAAGTTGATAAGCAGTTGCAATGCC gCAAAAACACTAAATGCCAATAACATGGAGACATTGATTGAATGTCAGTCAGAG ggtGATATCAAGGAACATCCTCTGTTGGCATCATCTGAGGGTGAAAATAATATTTGCCAGCTAATTG aaattaagaagagaaaaaaggtgCTGTCTTGGCCTTTTCTCATGAGAAGGCTTTCTCCTATGTCAGATTTTCCTGGGGCTTCAGAACCAGAACTGAAAACGCCACTATTTGATCAGCCCTTATCAATCATCTGTGGTGAGGACGACATACTCCCCAGACCCATCCAG GATATTCTCACTATTCTGTGCCTTAAAGGACCTTCCACTGAAGGGATATTCAGGAAAGCGGCCAATGAGAAAGCCCGCAAAGAGCTAAAGGAAGAGCTCAACTCTGGAGGCGTGGTGGATCTGAAAAGTCTCCCTGTGCACCTTCTGGCTGTGGTCTTTAAG GACTTCCTCAGAAGTATCCCACTGAGGCTACTTTCATGTGACCTGTTTGAGGACTGGATGGACGCCCTGGAGAGGCAGAATGAGGAGGACAGAATTGAGGCCCTGAAACA GGTTGCAGATAAGCTCCCCCGGCCCAACCTCCTGCTGCTCAAACACCTGGTCTCCGTGCTCTACCTCATTAGCAAGAACTCAGAGATCAGTAAGATGGATGCCAGCAATCTAGCTATCTGCATTGGACCCAACGTGCTGACCCGAGAGAATGACCAACACCTGTCATTCGAAGCCCAGAAAGACTTAAACAACAAG GTTAAGACATTGGTGGAATTCCTCATCGACAACTGCTTGGAAATATTTGGGGAGAACATTCCGGCACATTCCAGTACTGCTTCTGATGACTCCCTGGAACACACTGACAGTTCAG ACATGTCAACGCTGCAGAATGACTCAGCTTATGACAGCAATGATCCTGACGTGGACTCCGGTGGTGCCACTGGCTCCCCAAATAGGCGACCCCCAGTACCTGTGGAGACAACTGCCAGCTGGGGGCCCAGAGGCCCCCAGCTCACTTGGGAGTTGAGTCCGGAGCCCATCAGCAGCACTCTTGCCAGGCTGAAAAACTCCCTGAGTGAACTAGACAGGAGGTACTCAGAGCCCAGCCCGTCATCCTCACAGGAGAGCCTCGAGAGCCAGAAAACACACCAAAAACTAACACGAAGCGAGGAGGACATCGCCATGGCCCAGGCAGGGGCTCATTTGGaaagtaaggaaactgaagacCCCTTTCCAGAGGAGGTGTTTCCTACAGTGGAAGGCAAAGCCCAGAGACCACAGGACCTGAAGGTGAAGAACTCGACTCAGGGTTCAGTGTTACTGTGGGGACTAGCGCCCAAAGCCTCCTCCAGTGGCTCTCTGGATGCTTCCTCTGATGGTTCACCCGTGGCTTCTCCTTCCAGTCCCAAAAGAAATTTCTTCACCAGACATCAGTCTTTCACAAAGACAGAGAAGAGTAAGCccaacagagaaattaaaaaacactccATGTCATTCTCCTTTGCCTCTCACAAAAGAGTGCTGACCAAAGCCCCCAGCTGCATGTCTGTAAAATCCAAAGGCTTTACCAGAGACCAAGTaaagaaaggttttaaaaaagagagcCAGCTTTCTGGGCGGATCATCCAGGAAAACTTGTCTGAAATCCAGGGCCAAACTGCTCTAGACTGTAGCTCCACATCCTATGCCCTCTCTGTCAGGGATGTGTTCCAACAAGTGGATCAGAGAAGCCCAGGTAGTCCGCCATCTTACGAAGAGGCCATTCGGCTCCAGGCATTGGACCTCTCGGCCTACAGGGGCCAAACAGTCGGGAGCATGAGGGCCAGAATGCTCAGCCAGGATGCTGAACCTCTCCGACCTTTTCATCACGGagggaatttaagaaatacatgcaGTCAAGAGCTGCTTGACAGGCACAGACTATCTCCCAGGACTgagagctggagacagagccAGACTGTACATGTTTCTGTAGAAACAATAGGACACGTGACCGTCACAGGTAGACCTGACCTGCACCGGCCAAGAACTGTATCTGAGTCAAAACAGAAGACTAAGCTGAACCATCTAGTGCGGCAATGTAGTCAGCCGGTCTTTGAGGCTGACCAACTCCAGTATGCTAAAGAATCCTACATTTAG